Proteins from a genomic interval of Apteryx mantelli isolate bAptMan1 chromosome 5, bAptMan1.hap1, whole genome shotgun sequence:
- the C1QTNF7 gene encoding complement C1q tumor necrosis factor-related protein 7, with amino-acid sequence MFVLLYITSFAIYTSEQPLQSQFKGENYYTRYICSIPGLPGPAGPPGANGSPGPHGRIGLPGRDGRDGRKGEKGEKGSAGLRGKTGPLGPAGEKGDQGQSGKKGPGGLTGAKGEVGPAGPPGPKGDKGDRGEPGAPGVCKCGKIVLKSAFSVGITTSYPEERLPIVFNKVLFNEGGHYNPSTGKFICAIPGIYYFSYDITLANKHLAIGLVHNGKYRIKTFDANTGNHDVASGSTVIYLQPEDEVWLEIFYTDQNGLFADPTWADSLFSGFLLYVDTDYLDALSDEDEL; translated from the exons ATGTTTGTGTTGCTTTACATTACAAGTTTTGCCATCTATACAAGTGAACAACCTCTTCAAAGCCAGTTCAAAGGAGAAAATTACTACACGAGATACATTTGTAGCATACCTGGTTTGCCAGGCCCTGCAGGTCCTCCCGGAGCTAATGGATCCCCAGGGCCACATGGACGTATTGGTCTTCCAGGAAGAGATGGTAGAGATggcaggaagggagaaaaaggtgaAAAAGGGAGTGCAG gtTTAAGAGGAAAGACTGGGCCTTTAGGACCAGCTGGAGAGAAAGGAGACCAAGGTCAGTCTGGTAAAAAAGGACCTGGAGGATTGACTGGTGCCAAAGGTGAAGTAGGTCCAGCTGGACCACCTGGACCTAAGGGAGATAAAGGAGACCGAGGAGAGCCAGGTGCTCCAGGGGTCTGTAAGTGTGGAAAGATAGTACTGAAATCTGCCTTTTCTGTTGGCATCACCACCAGCTACCCAGAGGAAAGATTACCAATTGTATTCAATAAAGTCCTCTTCAATGAGGGTGGGCATTACAACCCTTCCACAGGGAAGTTTATATGTGCCATCCCAgggatttattatttttcttatgaTATCACCTTAGCAAATAAGCATCTTGCAATTGGACTGGTTCATAATGGGAAGTACCGGATAAAGACATTTGATGCGAACACAGGAAACCATGATGTAGCTTCTGGATCCACAGTGATCTACCTTCAGCCAGAAGATGAAGTATGGCTTGAGATCTTCTACACTGACCAAAATGGTCTCTTTGCAGATCCAACATGGGCAGACAGTTTGTTTTCTGGATTTCTCTTATATGTTGATACAGATTATCTTGACGCTTTATCAGACGAAGACGAGCTCTGA